In Vibrio sp. STUT-A11, a genomic segment contains:
- a CDS encoding Cof-type HAD-IIB family hydrolase, with protein sequence MSTSLPCKEITKIVASDLDGTLLAPNHQLSAYSKMTLRTLHEMGYTFVFATGRHHVDVAGIRSQVGIPAYMITSNGARVHDQNDKLMYSENVPQELVQGVIDTIKHDHEILIHMYQNDDWLLNKDDETLREFHEEFTYKLFDENQAPTDGIAKIFFTHADKDHERLVAFETKLRDQFGDKLNIAFSTPWCLEVMNGEVSKGHALQAIAESLEQKLENCLAFGDGMNDVEMLSMAGKGLVMGTAHEKVMQALPNNEVIGSNAEDAVARYLQKHLLQDEQ encoded by the coding sequence ATGAGCACATCGCTACCTTGCAAAGAGATCACTAAAATCGTTGCCTCAGATCTGGATGGCACCTTACTTGCACCCAATCATCAACTCAGCGCTTACTCAAAAATGACGCTGCGAACGCTACATGAAATGGGTTACACCTTTGTCTTTGCTACAGGTCGTCACCACGTAGACGTCGCTGGTATCCGCTCTCAGGTAGGGATTCCAGCTTACATGATCACCTCAAACGGCGCGCGCGTGCATGATCAAAACGATAAACTGATGTACAGCGAAAACGTACCCCAGGAACTCGTTCAAGGCGTGATCGATACGATCAAGCACGATCATGAAATACTTATCCACATGTACCAGAATGACGACTGGTTACTAAACAAAGATGATGAAACGCTGCGTGAATTTCATGAAGAGTTTACTTATAAACTATTCGATGAAAATCAGGCCCCCACTGACGGCATCGCGAAAATCTTCTTTACCCATGCAGACAAAGATCATGAACGTCTGGTCGCGTTCGAAACGAAGTTGCGTGACCAGTTTGGGGATAAGTTAAATATCGCCTTCTCAACGCCTTGGTGTCTGGAAGTCATGAACGGAGAAGTCTCTAAAGGTCATGCTCTGCAAGCTATCGCGGAGTCACTCGAGCAGAAGCTAGAGAACTGCCTTGCATTTGGTGATGGCATGAATGACGTCGAAATGTTATCGATGGCAGGTAAAGGCCTGGTGATGGGCACGGCACACGAAAAAGTCATGCAGGCACTACCAAACAATGAAGTGATTGGCAGTAACGCCGAAGATGCAGTTGCGCGCTATCTGCAAAAACATTTGCTGCAAGACGAGCAATAA
- the lysA gene encoding diaminopimelate decarboxylase, giving the protein MDYFNYQDDGQLWAEDVSLQALAEQYGTPLYVYSRATLERHWKAFDSAVGQHPHLVCYAVKANSNLGVLNTLARLGSGFDIVSGGELERVIAAGGDAKKVVFSGVGKTPAEMKRALELGIKCFNVESEPELERLNKVAGDLGVIAPISLRINPDVDAKTHPYISTGLRDNKFGIAFDRAPEVYKFAQSLPNLNVQGIDCHIGSQLTDIEPFIDATDRLLALIDDLKAQGINIRHLDVGGGLGVVYRDELPPQPSDYAKALLGRLTNHQDLELIFEPGRAIAANAGILLTRVEFLKHTEHKNFAIIDAAMNDLMRPALYQAWQDIVPVSPRDGEAQTYDLVGPICETGDFLGKDRALVLQEGDLLAVRSAGAYGFVMSSNYNTRTRAAEVMVDGKQSHLVRQREELTSLWQLEQILPE; this is encoded by the coding sequence TTGGATTACTTCAACTATCAGGATGATGGCCAGCTTTGGGCCGAAGACGTCTCACTTCAAGCTCTGGCCGAGCAATATGGCACTCCTCTTTATGTATACTCTCGAGCCACGCTAGAGCGCCACTGGAAGGCGTTTGATAGTGCAGTGGGTCAACATCCTCACCTGGTTTGTTATGCCGTAAAAGCAAACTCAAACTTGGGCGTACTGAATACACTGGCTCGTTTGGGGTCAGGATTTGATATCGTATCAGGTGGTGAACTGGAACGTGTTATTGCAGCCGGTGGTGACGCGAAGAAAGTGGTATTTTCTGGTGTAGGCAAAACGCCAGCAGAAATGAAACGCGCACTGGAACTTGGTATCAAGTGCTTTAACGTTGAATCTGAGCCTGAACTTGAGCGCCTGAATAAAGTGGCAGGTGATCTTGGTGTGATTGCTCCGATTTCATTGCGCATCAACCCTGATGTAGACGCAAAAACACACCCTTATATTTCGACTGGTCTTCGCGACAACAAATTTGGTATTGCGTTTGATCGTGCACCTGAGGTGTACAAGTTCGCTCAAAGCTTGCCGAACCTAAACGTACAGGGTATCGACTGCCATATTGGTTCTCAGCTAACTGATATTGAACCTTTCATCGATGCGACTGATCGCTTGCTTGCTCTGATTGATGATCTGAAAGCACAAGGCATCAACATTCGTCACTTGGATGTTGGTGGTGGTCTTGGTGTGGTTTACCGTGATGAGCTTCCTCCACAGCCATCTGATTACGCGAAAGCGCTATTAGGACGTCTGACTAATCACCAAGATCTGGAACTGATTTTTGAACCTGGTCGTGCGATTGCAGCGAATGCTGGCATCTTGCTGACTCGCGTTGAGTTCTTAAAGCACACTGAGCATAAAAACTTTGCCATTATTGATGCAGCAATGAATGACCTGATGCGTCCTGCTCTTTACCAGGCATGGCAAGATATCGTGCCAGTTTCGCCACGTGATGGTGAAGCGCAGACTTACGACTTGGTTGGACCAATTTGCGAAACCGGTGATTTCCTGGGTAAAGATCGCGCATTGGTTTTACAAGAAGGTGATCTACTCGCGGTTCGTTCTGCTGGCGCCTATGGTTTTGTTATGTCTTCGAATTACAATACTCGTACCCGAGCGGCGGAAGTGATGGTGGACGGTAAGCAAAGCCATCTTGTTCGTCAGCGTGAGGAGCTGACAAGTTTGTGGCAGCTGGAACAGATTCTACCGGAGTAA
- a CDS encoding tRNA-uridine aminocarboxypropyltransferase: protein MALPCPDCGFQFNCICSLLPNLSSEHSIILLMHPNELARDTNTGKLLQQCQLNVKQEIWDRKHPPGELLAILEDSNLYPVLLFPGEESLTLEQVAEQSQQQSRKPLFIILDATWQEARKMINKSRWLENVPLMGLSTQGDSHYQLRRNQQQGNLCTFEVAAQLLGQLGEEDNQQKMQDFFIHYLATFQADKSGHALKQ from the coding sequence ATGGCACTACCATGCCCTGACTGTGGTTTTCAGTTCAACTGCATTTGCTCACTGCTGCCTAATCTCAGCAGCGAGCACAGCATCATACTATTGATGCACCCCAATGAACTGGCGCGCGATACCAACACAGGCAAATTGCTGCAGCAATGCCAACTTAATGTGAAGCAGGAGATTTGGGATCGCAAGCATCCACCTGGCGAGTTGCTCGCTATCCTTGAAGATTCGAACTTATACCCAGTGTTATTGTTTCCCGGAGAGGAAAGCCTGACACTCGAACAAGTGGCAGAGCAGAGCCAGCAACAAAGCCGCAAGCCTTTGTTTATTATTTTGGATGCGACCTGGCAAGAGGCGCGCAAAATGATCAATAAAAGTCGCTGGCTGGAGAACGTGCCATTGATGGGGCTTTCAACCCAGGGCGATTCGCATTATCAGCTGCGTCGTAACCAGCAACAAGGCAACCTGTGTACGTTTGAAGTCGCGGCGCAGTTGTTAGGGCAATTAGGGGAAGAAGATAACCAACAGAAGATGCAGGATTTCTTCATTCACTATCTCGCTACCTTTCAGGCAGACAAAAGCGGACATGCACTGAAGCAATAA
- the dapF gene encoding diaminopimelate epimerase produces the protein MHFHFSKMHGLGNDFMVVDCITQNVFFSQDLIRRLADRHTGVGFDQLLVVEAPYDPETDFHYRIFNADGSEVEQCGNGARCFARFVRLKGLTNKYSISVSTKKGKMILNVEDDGEVTVNMGVPEFEPNKIPFKAKQKEKTYIMRADDKTLFCGAVSMGNPHVVTVVDDVDTADVDTLGPLLESHERFPERVNAGFMQVVDRSHIRLRVYERGAGETQACGSGACGAVAVGILQGLLDENVKVSLPGGELNISWQGPGKPLFMTGPATHVFDGQLSC, from the coding sequence ATGCATTTCCACTTTTCCAAAATGCACGGTTTGGGTAACGACTTTATGGTCGTCGACTGCATTACCCAGAACGTGTTTTTCTCGCAAGATTTGATCCGCCGCCTGGCGGATCGACATACTGGTGTTGGTTTTGACCAATTGCTCGTGGTAGAAGCGCCTTATGACCCAGAGACCGATTTCCACTACCGCATCTTCAATGCAGATGGCAGCGAAGTTGAGCAGTGCGGTAACGGTGCGCGCTGTTTTGCTCGTTTTGTTCGTCTTAAAGGTTTGACCAACAAATACAGCATCAGCGTGAGTACCAAGAAAGGAAAGATGATCCTCAACGTCGAAGACGATGGTGAGGTTACGGTCAATATGGGTGTGCCAGAGTTTGAACCGAACAAGATCCCTTTCAAAGCCAAGCAAAAAGAGAAAACCTACATCATGCGCGCTGATGACAAGACCCTGTTTTGTGGTGCTGTCAGTATGGGCAACCCACATGTTGTGACGGTCGTGGATGATGTCGATACGGCTGATGTCGATACATTGGGTCCGCTGCTAGAGTCACACGAGCGTTTTCCTGAGCGAGTGAATGCGGGATTTATGCAGGTTGTCGATCGCAGCCATATCCGTCTGCGTGTTTATGAGCGCGGTGCGGGTGAAACCCAGGCATGTGGTAGTGGTGCCTGTGGCGCGGTTGCTGTGGGTATTCTACAAGGCTTGTTAGACGAGAATGTCAAAGTGTCGCTACCTGGTGGTGAGTTGAATATTTCTTGGCAAGGTCCGGGTAAACCGCTGTTTATGACTGGCCCAGCGACCCATGTCTTTGACGGGCAACTATCGTGCTAG
- a CDS encoding class I adenylate cyclase: MQAYTQKIIQRLDNLNQQRVERALALMDSQSQQVFHLIPVLLNYNHPVIPGYYDADVPVGVYGLEPNGVQQQFIDDTQLTISDKLEDAAQPAILGLYTMGSTSSIGQSTSSDLDIWVCISPQMDCDQRELLTNKCLLITDWAQTKGVEANFFLMDEERFRSNHSEEMTGDNCGSSQHLLLLDEFYRSAVRIAGQRLLWQIVPPEMEESYDEYVSQLCRDGYIDCKEWIDFGKLNRIPAEEYFGSNLWQLYKSIDSPYKSVLKAILLEAYSWEYPHTQLLSIDTKRRFFAHEPDLYGMDAYYLMLEKVTRYLERIQDHTRLDLVRRCFYLKTHEKLSRQPGVGSVAWRREALSDMITRWDWDESVVAELDDRRNWKVEQVKVVHHALLDALMQSYRNLIQFARRNDITSAISPQDISILARKLYAAFEVLPGKVTLLNPQISPDLHEPDLSFIEVKNGGVNKSGWYLYKQPLVAHRILGQPYLEHHEYLSKLVSWAFFNGLITESTRLHAVVREAQLDIDKFYQMVSDLRNTFALRKRRPTMQALASPCEISQLTMFINFESDPTEELSGRSLKVDVKNTDIFSFGPEHKNLVGSVDLVYRNSWHEVRTLHFKGETAMLDALKTILGKMHQDALPPESVDVFCYAKNMRGVMRNKVYQLLAECIDLRLKPVEQEKRRRFKAMRLGEKTYGLFFERRGVSVQKLENSVDFYRSISTNKLKGSPLLMLDREQEYQMPDAVDGFASEGLVQFFFEDSEKGFNIYVLDESNQVEVYHQFSGSKDEMIASVNSFYTSVKDDTHVASKFINFNLPQYYQIIHPEEGNAYIIPYRNDCPPHRPNKAVNA; encoded by the coding sequence TTGCAGGCTTACACCCAAAAAATAATTCAGCGACTAGATAATTTGAATCAGCAACGTGTTGAACGTGCGCTGGCGCTTATGGATTCGCAAAGCCAGCAAGTTTTCCACTTGATTCCTGTCTTGTTGAATTACAATCACCCTGTCATTCCGGGTTACTACGATGCTGACGTACCAGTCGGTGTCTATGGTCTGGAACCCAATGGCGTTCAACAGCAATTCATCGACGATACACAACTTACCATTAGCGATAAGCTAGAGGATGCGGCGCAACCTGCGATTCTTGGTTTGTATACCATGGGTAGTACGTCATCGATTGGTCAAAGTACCTCGAGTGATTTGGACATTTGGGTGTGTATTTCACCGCAGATGGATTGTGATCAGCGAGAGTTACTCACCAACAAGTGTTTATTGATCACTGACTGGGCGCAGACCAAAGGCGTCGAGGCGAACTTCTTCCTGATGGATGAAGAGCGTTTCAGAAGTAACCATTCTGAAGAGATGACTGGTGATAACTGTGGTTCATCACAGCACTTATTGTTACTTGATGAATTCTATCGGAGCGCCGTGCGTATCGCCGGTCAGCGATTGTTGTGGCAAATTGTGCCACCAGAGATGGAAGAGTCTTACGACGAGTACGTTTCTCAACTTTGTCGCGATGGCTATATCGATTGTAAAGAGTGGATCGACTTTGGCAAACTGAACCGAATTCCAGCAGAAGAATACTTTGGCTCGAATTTGTGGCAGTTGTACAAAAGTATCGATTCTCCGTACAAGTCGGTATTAAAAGCCATTCTGCTTGAAGCTTACTCGTGGGAATACCCTCACACTCAACTATTAAGTATCGATACTAAGCGACGTTTCTTTGCCCATGAGCCTGATCTCTATGGGATGGACGCGTATTACTTAATGCTTGAGAAAGTTACCCGTTATCTTGAACGTATTCAAGACCATACTCGTTTAGACTTGGTTCGCCGCTGTTTTTACCTTAAAACCCATGAAAAGCTCTCTCGTCAGCCTGGTGTTGGTTCTGTTGCTTGGCGTCGTGAAGCCTTGAGCGACATGATTACCCGCTGGGATTGGGATGAAAGTGTCGTGGCAGAACTTGACGATCGTCGCAACTGGAAGGTCGAACAGGTGAAAGTGGTGCATCATGCGCTATTAGATGCATTGATGCAAAGTTACCGCAACCTTATCCAATTTGCGCGTCGTAACGACATTACTTCGGCCATCAGTCCGCAAGACATCAGTATTCTGGCTCGTAAGCTGTATGCGGCTTTTGAGGTGCTTCCGGGTAAGGTCACGCTGCTGAATCCTCAAATCTCACCAGATTTACATGAACCGGATCTGAGCTTTATCGAAGTGAAGAATGGTGGTGTGAATAAGTCCGGTTGGTATCTGTACAAACAGCCGCTGGTTGCACACCGTATTCTGGGTCAGCCATACCTTGAACACCATGAATATCTGAGCAAACTTGTTTCGTGGGCATTCTTTAATGGCCTGATCACGGAATCGACTCGTTTACACGCTGTCGTACGTGAAGCGCAGTTAGATATTGATAAGTTCTACCAAATGGTGAGCGATTTACGTAACACATTTGCATTGCGTAAGCGCCGTCCGACTATGCAAGCTCTGGCGAGCCCATGTGAAATTAGTCAACTGACGATGTTCATCAACTTTGAAAGTGACCCGACTGAAGAGTTATCCGGTCGTTCGCTCAAAGTGGATGTGAAGAATACTGATATTTTTAGTTTTGGTCCTGAACACAAAAACTTGGTCGGTAGTGTTGATTTGGTTTACCGAAATTCCTGGCATGAAGTTCGTACGCTGCATTTTAAAGGTGAGACGGCGATGCTCGATGCTCTGAAAACCATTTTGGGTAAGATGCACCAGGATGCGCTGCCACCAGAGTCGGTGGATGTGTTCTGTTACGCGAAAAATATGCGCGGCGTGATGCGCAACAAAGTGTATCAGCTGCTGGCGGAATGTATCGATCTGCGCTTGAAACCTGTCGAACAGGAAAAACGTCGTCGCTTTAAAGCGATGCGTCTTGGCGAGAAAACCTATGGTTTATTCTTCGAGCGTCGCGGTGTATCTGTACAGAAGCTAGAAAACTCAGTCGATTTTTATCGCAGTATCTCGACTAACAAGCTGAAAGGTTCTCCGCTACTAATGCTCGATCGCGAGCAAGAATATCAAATGCCGGATGCGGTGGATGGCTTTGCCAGTGAAGGCTTGGTGCAGTTCTTCTTCGAAGACAGCGAGAAAGGGTTTAATATCTACGTACTCGATGAATCGAATCAGGTGGAAGTGTATCACCAGTTTAGTGGCTCAAAAGATGAGATGATTGCTTCGGTTAACAGCTTCTATACCTCGGTGAAAGATGATACTCACGTGGCTTCGAAGTTCATTAACTTTAATTTGCCGCAGTACTATCAGATCATTCATCCTGAAGAGGGCAACGCTTACATCATTCCTTACCGTAATGATTGTCCTCCACATCGTCCTAATAAAGCGGTGAATGCATAA
- the cyaY gene encoding iron donor protein CyaY, with amino-acid sequence MNDTEFHQLVDVQMQIIEESIDDSGADIDYEVSGNVMTLEFEDRSQIIINRQEPMHEIWLASKSGGFHFKRIEDKWTCSKTGMELFEMVKQECEKHAGEEIDWA; translated from the coding sequence ATGAACGATACTGAATTTCATCAACTGGTGGATGTACAGATGCAAATCATTGAAGAATCCATCGATGATTCAGGTGCAGACATTGATTACGAGGTGTCTGGTAACGTAATGACATTGGAATTTGAAGACCGTAGCCAGATCATCATCAACCGCCAGGAACCGATGCATGAAATTTGGCTGGCATCAAAATCAGGTGGCTTCCACTTCAAACGTATCGAAGATAAATGGACATGCTCGAAGACTGGCATGGAACTGTTTGAGATGGTCAAGCAAGAGTGTGAAAAGCACGCTGGTGAAGAGATCGACTGGGCTTAA
- the xerC gene encoding tyrosine recombinase XerC, whose amino-acid sequence MTTTPNTPLPNSLQKPLERFYEFLRSEKGLSLHTQRNYKQQLETMAHHLIEMGLKDWSQVDAGWVRQLAGKGMREGMKASSLATRLSSLRSFFDFLILRGEMSANPAKGVSAPRKQRPLPKNLDVDEVNQLLEVNEDDPLAVRDRAMMELMYGAGLRLAELVSVDVRDVHLRSGELRVIGKGDKERKVPFSGMATEWVGKWLKVRGNLAAPGEPALFVSKLGTRISHRSVQKRMAEWGQKQSVASHISPHKLRHSFATHMLESSNNLRAVQELLGHENISTTQIYTHLDFQHLAQAYDQAHPRARKKSGD is encoded by the coding sequence ATGACGACGACTCCAAACACACCTCTGCCAAATAGTCTGCAAAAGCCTCTTGAACGCTTCTACGAATTTCTGCGAAGTGAAAAGGGGCTAAGTTTGCATACCCAGCGTAATTACAAACAGCAGCTGGAAACCATGGCGCACCACTTAATTGAAATGGGATTGAAAGACTGGTCTCAGGTTGATGCTGGCTGGGTTCGTCAGTTGGCGGGTAAAGGCATGCGTGAAGGAATGAAAGCCAGCAGTCTGGCTACGCGTTTGTCTTCACTGCGCAGTTTCTTCGACTTTCTTATCTTACGCGGCGAAATGTCGGCGAATCCGGCCAAAGGCGTTTCTGCACCGCGTAAGCAGCGTCCGCTACCAAAAAACCTTGATGTCGATGAAGTTAACCAGTTATTGGAAGTGAATGAAGACGATCCGCTAGCGGTTCGCGATCGCGCCATGATGGAGCTGATGTACGGTGCGGGTTTACGATTGGCTGAGTTGGTTAGTGTCGATGTGCGTGATGTGCATCTGCGCAGTGGCGAACTTCGTGTCATTGGTAAAGGTGATAAAGAGCGTAAAGTGCCGTTCTCTGGCATGGCAACGGAGTGGGTAGGCAAATGGCTTAAAGTGCGTGGCAATCTTGCTGCACCGGGAGAGCCTGCATTGTTTGTCTCTAAGCTGGGTACGCGTATTTCGCATCGCAGTGTGCAAAAGCGCATGGCAGAGTGGGGGCAGAAGCAATCAGTAGCGAGCCACATCAGCCCACACAAATTGCGTCACTCATTTGCGACCCATATGCTGGAATCAAGTAACAACTTACGTGCGGTGCAAGAACTCTTGGGTCACGAGAATATTTCCACGACTCAGATCTACACCCATCTCGACTTCCAACATTTGGCGCAAGCCTATGACCAAGCACATCCACGTGCACGTAAAAAGAGCGGGGACTGA
- the yigB gene encoding 5-amino-6-(5-phospho-D-ribitylamino)uracil phosphatase YigB: MKFYRRIAPIKAMTFDLDDTLYDNYPVIVRMERELLSWLQQAHPAVAHMEKPDWVKVKKQVLQQDPELKSDVTLWRLVQLKQGFLDAGYHEEQAQTAAEKGVQVALDWRNRFQVPQLSLNVLAHLGEQIPLVAITNGNVDLDKVGLTPYFKSVLKAGPDGLAKPAGDMFAKAQQILDLPAENILHVGDHIVTDVHGAKLAGFAACWFNDVNKNIAQFPRARTLPDMEIHSLPPLLSLI, translated from the coding sequence ATGAAATTTTACCGCCGTATTGCGCCAATTAAGGCGATGACGTTTGACCTTGATGACACTCTCTATGATAACTATCCGGTAATAGTTCGTATGGAGCGTGAGCTTTTGTCTTGGCTTCAGCAAGCACATCCTGCCGTAGCCCATATGGAAAAGCCGGACTGGGTCAAAGTGAAAAAACAGGTTTTGCAGCAGGATCCGGAGTTAAAAAGTGACGTGACGCTTTGGCGCTTGGTGCAGCTTAAGCAGGGCTTTCTCGATGCTGGTTATCATGAAGAGCAAGCGCAAACTGCTGCGGAAAAAGGTGTGCAAGTCGCCCTTGACTGGCGTAATCGTTTCCAGGTCCCACAGCTGAGCCTTAACGTACTCGCGCATCTTGGTGAGCAAATTCCTTTAGTTGCGATCACTAATGGTAATGTTGACTTAGATAAAGTCGGTCTGACACCCTATTTTAAAAGTGTGCTGAAAGCAGGACCGGATGGATTAGCCAAACCAGCCGGTGATATGTTTGCTAAAGCGCAACAGATTTTAGATCTGCCGGCAGAGAATATTTTGCACGTTGGCGACCATATCGTAACGGATGTTCACGGTGCTAAGCTGGCTGGTTTTGCGGCTTGTTGGTTTAACGACGTAAACAAGAATATCGCTCAATTTCCAAGAGCCAGAACGTTGCCGGATATGGAAATTCATAGCTTACCGCCGTTACTCTCACTGATTTGA
- a CDS encoding alpha/beta fold hydrolase, with the protein MATHHSPTTYTQENLFEQAIGGPIAELWQSRQEGFVKGTEKKKIYWCKLTHPEHKKAVLVVNGRIESSWKYQELFYDFYRQGYDVYSFDHRGQGLSDRLLEDSDMGHVYDFADYVEDMDIVIKKHDLGHYDQCFIVAHSMGGAIATRYLQTHPKHHFTGLILSAPMFGINLPWYLSPIALPVTQILSAVSTLPRYAPGHQPYFPKPFENNLLSQSHDRYRWFRGLYSDMPELQVGGPSTRWVWQGLMAAKQCFLLTRQVKIPVLLIQAGEDRIVSNLAQKRFIDKLSKTNPNAELVSVEGAHHEILFEADKYRNQALDAIFRFMTQPKPSSVP; encoded by the coding sequence ATGGCTACTCACCATTCCCCTACGACTTATACTCAAGAGAACTTATTTGAGCAAGCAATAGGTGGTCCGATCGCTGAACTCTGGCAAAGTCGCCAAGAAGGCTTTGTGAAAGGGACAGAGAAAAAGAAGATCTACTGGTGCAAACTCACCCACCCTGAACATAAAAAAGCCGTACTGGTCGTCAACGGGCGAATAGAGTCTTCCTGGAAATACCAAGAGCTGTTTTATGATTTCTACCGCCAAGGTTACGACGTTTACTCATTTGACCACCGTGGGCAAGGTTTATCCGATCGGCTACTAGAAGACTCAGACATGGGTCACGTCTATGACTTTGCAGACTATGTTGAAGATATGGACATAGTGATAAAAAAGCACGATCTCGGCCACTATGACCAGTGTTTTATCGTCGCGCATTCCATGGGCGGTGCCATCGCCACTCGTTATCTTCAAACTCACCCGAAGCATCATTTCACAGGGTTGATTTTAAGTGCCCCGATGTTCGGGATTAACCTGCCGTGGTACTTATCTCCGATCGCCCTACCGGTGACACAAATTCTTTCAGCGGTATCAACGCTGCCACGTTATGCGCCTGGTCATCAACCTTACTTCCCCAAACCGTTCGAGAACAATCTCCTCAGCCAGAGCCATGATCGCTATCGTTGGTTTCGTGGACTTTATTCAGACATGCCAGAACTGCAAGTCGGTGGGCCAAGTACCCGCTGGGTATGGCAAGGGCTGATGGCAGCCAAACAATGCTTTTTATTGACACGACAGGTAAAAATACCCGTGTTGCTTATTCAAGCCGGAGAAGATCGTATTGTCAGTAATTTAGCCCAGAAACGTTTTATTGATAAATTGAGTAAAACCAACCCAAACGCCGAGCTGGTATCCGTAGAAGGTGCTCATCATGAAATTTTGTTCGAAGCTGATAAATACCGTAATCAGGCTCTGGATGCGATTTTCCGTTTTATGACACAGCCTAAGCCTTCTTCCGTTCCATGA
- a CDS encoding EVE domain-containing protein yields the protein MAYWLFKTEPDTFSIDTLRTQKVSCWEGVRNYQARNMMRDQVKLGDLVFIYHSSCKHVGVAGIAKVVREAYPDHFQFDPESDYYDPKSEQDNPRWIMVDVEFVRKTDRVIPLSVMKAMPELENMPLVKRGNRLSVMPVTEEEWQAILGREKLPSQR from the coding sequence ATGGCATATTGGTTATTTAAAACTGAACCAGATACCTTTTCTATTGACACGCTTCGAACCCAAAAGGTTTCATGTTGGGAAGGTGTTCGGAATTATCAGGCGCGTAACATGATGCGTGATCAGGTGAAATTAGGCGATTTGGTTTTCATTTATCACTCTTCGTGTAAACACGTTGGTGTCGCAGGAATTGCCAAAGTCGTACGCGAGGCGTATCCGGACCATTTCCAGTTCGACCCGGAAAGCGACTATTACGACCCTAAGTCAGAGCAGGACAATCCACGTTGGATAATGGTCGATGTAGAGTTTGTACGTAAAACGGATCGGGTGATTCCGTTGTCAGTGATGAAAGCGATGCCAGAGCTGGAGAATATGCCCCTCGTTAAACGTGGAAATCGTTTATCGGTTATGCCAGTGACAGAGGAGGAGTGGCAAGCAATTCTTGGCCGAGAGAAGCTGCCCAGCCAGCGTTAG
- a CDS encoding DUF484 family protein, whose product MLVEEKGDVLSQVEADALTAEVVAEYLKDHPDFFVQRPELVDRLSFPHADLGAVSLVHIQMNRQRQRIEELEEDITTLMSLAANNDRTFYEFMDLQDQVLKCSDFKQVIHAIEQKAHDLGLSAYVRLFSQCDASLQLSKESYQRFATTHLNGKDAYLGRLRKVDREALFGNLEIPEMGSYVVLPLVKKQTLGVLAFSSQDGGHFQPDMDTLFLRHLSLVVAHLAQTLVWQRYNDDDSKHTSAK is encoded by the coding sequence GTGCTAGTGGAAGAAAAAGGAGACGTTTTGTCTCAAGTGGAAGCGGATGCGTTGACGGCCGAAGTGGTCGCTGAGTACCTCAAAGATCACCCGGACTTTTTTGTTCAGCGACCTGAACTGGTCGACCGTTTGTCATTTCCGCACGCGGATTTAGGCGCGGTTTCATTGGTTCATATTCAGATGAATCGCCAACGTCAACGCATTGAAGAGCTTGAAGAAGATATCACAACACTGATGTCTCTGGCTGCCAACAATGACCGTACTTTTTACGAATTCATGGATTTGCAGGACCAGGTTCTTAAGTGCAGTGACTTCAAACAGGTGATTCATGCCATTGAACAGAAAGCGCATGACCTCGGCCTGAGTGCTTACGTTCGTCTGTTCAGTCAATGTGATGCATCCCTTCAACTAAGCAAAGAAAGCTACCAGCGTTTTGCTACGACACATCTCAATGGCAAAGATGCCTACTTAGGTCGCTTACGTAAAGTTGATCGTGAAGCCTTGTTTGGTAACCTGGAAATACCAGAAATGGGATCTTACGTGGTATTGCCATTAGTGAAAAAGCAGACGCTTGGTGTGCTGGCATTTTCTAGTCAGGACGGCGGGCATTTCCAACCAGATATGGATACCTTGTTTCTGCGTCATCTATCCTTAGTAGTGGCACATCTTGCTCAAACATTGGTATGGCAACGTTATAATGACGACGACTCCAAACACACCTCTGCCAAATAG